Proteins encoded together in one Telopea speciosissima isolate NSW1024214 ecotype Mountain lineage chromosome 6, Tspe_v1, whole genome shotgun sequence window:
- the LOC122663688 gene encoding 60S ribosomal protein L23A codes for MAPPAKATAKKPDAKAQALKAAKAVKSGASSLKKKAKKIRTSVTFHRPKTLKKERNPKYPRLSAPPRNKLDHYQILKYPLTTESAMKKIEDNNTLVFIVDIRADKKKIKDAVKKMYDIQTKKVNTLIRPDGTKKAYVRLTPDYDALDVANKIGII; via the exons ATGGCTCCTCCTGCAAAAG CTACTGCCAAGAAGCCTGATGCAAAGGCGCAGGCATTGAAGGCTGCCAAAGCAGTGAAATCAGGGGCATCTTCTCTGAAAAAGAAGGCAAAGAAGATCCGCACCTCAGTAACTTTTCACCGACCAAAAACACTCAAGAAAGAGAGGAATCCAAAGTATCCCCGCCTTAGTGCTCCGCCAAGGAACAAGCTGGACCACTATCAGATTCTTAAGTATCCTCTCACCACTGAATCTGCCATGAAGAAAATAGAGGACAATAACACACTTGTCTTCATTGTTGATATCCGGGCAGATAAGAAGAAGATCAAGGATGCTGTGAAGAAGATGTACGACATCCAGACCAAGAAAGTCAATACTTTGATCAG ACCCGATGGTACCAAGAAGGCATATGTGAGGTTGACTCCAGATTATGATGCTTTGGATGTTGCCAACAAGATTGGCATCATTTAA